A portion of the Trichomycterus rosablanca isolate fTriRos1 chromosome 17, fTriRos1.hap1, whole genome shotgun sequence genome contains these proteins:
- the fgf4 gene encoding fibroblast growth factor 4 codes for MSVQSTLLPLLVLGLMASSVRCAPLPLERRWETLFSRTLARIPGEKREDSRDSEYLMGIKRLRRLYCNVGIGFHLEVLPDGRITGVHNENRYSLLEISPVERGVVTLFGVRSGLFVAMNSKGRLYGSTQYTHECRFKETLLANNYNAYESTSYPGMYIGLSRTGKTKKGNRVSPAMTVTHFLPRI; via the exons ATGAGTGTTCAATCGACCCTCTTGCCGTTACTGGTGCTGGGGCTGATGGCGAGCTCGGTGCGGTGCGCACCTCTGCCCCTGGAGCGACGCTGGGAGACTCTTTTCTCACGCACTTTAGCCCGAATCCCCGGAGAGAAGCGAGAGGACAGTCGGGACAGTGAATATCTCATGGGAATTAAGAGACTGCGGCGCCTCTACTGCAACGTGGGCATTGGGTTTCATCTCGAAGTATTACCCGATGGTAGGATTACTGGGGTGCACAACGAAAACCGTTACA GTCTTCTTGAGATATCTCCGGTCGAGCGCGGAGTCGTGACACTGTTTGGCGTCCGGAGCGGGCTATTTGTGGCCATGAACAGCAAGGGAAGGCTCTACGGATCT ACGCAGTACACCCATGAGTGCAGATTTAAAGAGACTCTCCTGGCAAACAACTACAACGCATACGAGTCCACATCATACCCGGGAATGTACATCGGACTGAGCAGGACaggcaaaacaaaaaaaggaaatCGTGTTTCACCAGCCATGACGGTGACACA